In Aquiflexum balticum DSM 16537, a single genomic region encodes these proteins:
- a CDS encoding TonB-dependent receptor yields MKIILAICFIFLVNCSLAQTTIQGVVKDQKGETIPGVNIFLKGTFEGTSSEIDGTYFLETKEEGTYTLVFQSMGFKSQEFEVVLNGNPQTLNPILREAINEMTAVTISAGAMEASDEKRAVVLRPIDIVTVPSAMGDIIGAFQTLPGTANVGNDGRLFVRGGDATETAIFIDGLKVGNAFGTTASNVPTRTRFNPNLFKGSFFSTGGYSAEYGQALSSALALNTVDFPVRNQGDISIMSVGGGYTQTLAGEKNSLTASANYFDLSPYQALVKQNFDWERAPYGWDAEVSGRKKWGKNGVVKAFVHTEANGMKIWQPLPDSDERGQLVGVQNQYTFAQTSFRQLGENDWSYYGGISYSNNVDKFDLDQMELRNQNQLVHSKLAAIKGFSEKFSVKTGFESYLFNYEEALISEDLKRDFRDHHAILFSEADFYINNRLVFRGGIRAGHSSLAGQSWLDPRISLAYKFDNNGQLSLAAGQFSQMPVEQLRVLEQSTQNTRADHLILNYFLVKNGRTIRAEAFYKDYKNLITYEVAQLFPMPLGFDNIQQNGEGYARGMDVFYRDQKSFKNTDFWVTYSFVDSRRKFAHFTEMVQPGFAPRHNGSIVVKHFISSFKSQLGVSVSANDGYTYENPNLPGQMNSKTKSFQDLSLSWSYLAKPNLIIHLACSNVLGRDNIFGYQYANEPNENGVYEGNPIRLQAPRFLFLGIFLTLSKDKNANNLNNL; encoded by the coding sequence TGGAAACCAAGGAGGAAGGAACTTATACTTTGGTATTTCAATCTATGGGATTCAAATCCCAGGAATTTGAGGTGGTGCTTAATGGAAACCCGCAGACCTTAAATCCTATTTTAAGAGAAGCCATTAACGAAATGACCGCTGTGACCATTTCGGCAGGGGCAATGGAGGCTTCTGATGAAAAAAGAGCCGTGGTATTACGGCCTATAGATATTGTAACGGTACCCTCCGCGATGGGAGATATTATTGGTGCCTTTCAGACTTTACCGGGAACTGCCAATGTGGGAAATGATGGTCGGTTGTTTGTCCGTGGCGGGGATGCCACCGAAACAGCCATTTTCATAGACGGTCTCAAAGTTGGAAATGCTTTTGGCACCACCGCTTCTAATGTACCGACCCGAACCCGATTCAATCCCAATTTATTCAAAGGTTCATTTTTCAGTACGGGCGGCTATTCTGCAGAATATGGTCAGGCGCTTTCTTCCGCCTTGGCTTTGAACACAGTGGATTTTCCAGTGAGAAATCAGGGTGATATCAGCATCATGTCTGTAGGTGGAGGTTATACACAAACTTTGGCCGGGGAAAAAAACAGCCTGACAGCTTCTGCCAACTACTTTGACTTATCGCCCTACCAGGCTTTGGTAAAACAAAATTTTGATTGGGAAAGGGCTCCTTATGGATGGGATGCCGAGGTCTCCGGCAGAAAAAAGTGGGGTAAAAATGGGGTTGTTAAAGCTTTTGTTCACACAGAAGCCAATGGCATGAAAATCTGGCAACCGCTTCCTGATTCAGATGAACGCGGGCAATTGGTCGGAGTACAAAACCAGTACACTTTTGCCCAAACATCATTCAGGCAATTAGGGGAAAACGATTGGAGCTATTATGGCGGAATTTCTTATTCCAATAATGTGGACAAATTTGACCTCGATCAGATGGAATTGAGAAACCAAAACCAATTGGTCCATTCCAAATTGGCTGCCATCAAAGGTTTTTCGGAGAAGTTTTCAGTCAAGACCGGTTTTGAATCCTATCTGTTCAACTATGAAGAGGCTTTGATTTCAGAAGATTTGAAAAGGGATTTCAGGGATCATCATGCCATCCTGTTTTCAGAAGCAGATTTTTATATCAACAACAGGTTGGTATTCCGCGGAGGAATAAGGGCAGGACACAGTTCCTTGGCCGGTCAAAGTTGGTTGGATCCCAGAATTTCTTTGGCTTACAAATTTGATAATAACGGGCAGCTTTCCTTAGCTGCAGGGCAGTTCAGCCAAATGCCTGTTGAGCAATTAAGGGTCCTTGAGCAAAGCACACAGAATACCCGTGCAGATCATTTGATCCTGAATTACTTTCTGGTCAAAAACGGCAGAACCATCCGTGCAGAAGCATTCTACAAAGACTATAAAAATCTCATCACTTATGAAGTGGCCCAATTATTTCCAATGCCTTTGGGATTTGACAACATTCAGCAAAATGGGGAAGGCTATGCGCGCGGTATGGATGTTTTTTACAGGGATCAAAAGAGCTTCAAGAACACTGACTTTTGGGTGACCTACAGCTTTGTGGACAGCAGGAGGAAGTTTGCACATTTCACCGAAATGGTACAGCCCGGCTTCGCTCCCCGTCATAATGGATCAATTGTGGTCAAGCATTTTATTTCCTCCTTTAAATCCCAATTGGGTGTTTCAGTGAGTGCCAATGATGGCTATACTTATGAAAACCCAAACCTTCCGGGGCAGATGAATTCAAAAACCAAAAGCTTTCAGGATTTGAGTTTAAGTTGGAGTTATCTGGCAAAACCTAATCTGATCATTCATTTGGCCTGCTCCAATGTATTGGGCAGGGACAATATTTTCGGCTACCAATATGCCAATGAACCCAATGAAAACGGGGTATACGAGGGAAACCCCATTAGGCTTCAGGCACCAAGGTTTCTCTTTTTGGGAATCTTCCTGACCCTTTCCAAGGACAAAAACGCAAATAATTTAAACAACTTATAA